In Tachysurus fulvidraco isolate hzauxx_2018 chromosome 3, HZAU_PFXX_2.0, whole genome shotgun sequence, a single window of DNA contains:
- the hjv gene encoding hemojuvelin: MGMGTRATCSKHEQIKWKLHVFIILLLVLLLASQAWAECRIMRCNSEFVAATLDLGGSGGGGGKDAGNVGYCSALRSYATCTRRTASACRGDLAYHSAVQGIEDLLIQHHCPKSGPTAQPRPLPQAPVSGDACLYEKSYVQREGHAPEYLHCGVFGDPHIRTFNNEFQTCAVPGAWPLIDNQFLYIQATSSHTIESSHATALTKITIIFKNWRECAEQQIYQAEVDNVPAAFVDGSTSSGERRGQHSLQVRSQAPGSHAEIWAAHIGTTVVVRQSGHSLGLAVRTPRAIIESYTPEQDLQLCLWGCPASQRLNTPSVWPTTLAYIHCSSLLPAQDVYFQACLFDLLATGDMNSSSSALEALEDARAMIADPEKVHLLAAAASRQPLCLITVFMTLITFRLII, encoded by the exons ATGGGAATGGGAACACGGGCTACCTGCAGTAAACATGAACAAATTAAATGGAAACTTCATGTTTTCATCATACTGCTGCTTGTTCTCCTTTTAGCTTCACAAG CATGGGCTGAGTGTAGGATCATGAGGTGCAACTCGGAATTTGTAGCTGCAACATTAGATCTTGGAggcagtggtggtggtggtgggaaaGATGCAGGCAATGTGGGTTACTGCAGTGCCCTGCGCTCCTATGCCACCTGTACCCGGCGCACTGCCAGTGCCTGCCGTGGTGACCTGGCATACCATTCTGCTGTGCAGGGCATCGAAGACTTGCTCATCCAGCACCACTGTCCTAAGTCAGGGCCAACAGCTCAACCCCGGCCTCTACCTCAGGCCCCGGTATCTGGGGATGCCTGCTTGTATGAGAAAAGCTATGTGCAGCGTGAAGGCCATGCACCAGAGTACCTacactgtggtgtgtttggagacCCTCATATCcgcacttttaacaatgagtTCCAGACGTGTGCTGTACCTGGTGCCTGGCCCCTCATTGACAACCAGTTTCTCTACATACAGGCCACCAGCTCACACACTATTGAGAGCTCTCATGCCACTGCACTCACCAAG ATcacaatcatttttaaaaactggCGGGAGTGTGCTGAGCAGCAGATTTACCAAGCAGAAGTGGACAATGTCCCTGCAGCATTTGTAGATGGTTCTACAAGCAGTGGTGAGCGACGAGGTCAGCACAGCCTGCAGGTGCGTTCCCAGGCCCCGGGAAGCCATGCGGAGATCTGGGCAGCACACATCGGCACAACGGTGGTGGTACGTCAAAGCGGCCACTCACTGGGGCTGGCTGTGCGCACTCCACGTGCTATTATTGAGTCATATACCCCTGAGCAGGACTTACAGCTGTGTCTGTGGGGATGCCCGGCCTCTCAGCGCTTAAACACACCGTCTGTTTGGCCCACCACACTTGCATACATACACTGCTCATCTTTACTACCAGCCCAGGATGTCTATTTCCAGGCATGCCTTTTTGATCTGCTGGCCACTGGAGACATGAACTCCAGCTCATCTGCACTCGAGGCTTTGGAGGATGCCCGAGCCATGATTGCTGACCCAGAAAAGGTGCATCTACTGGCAGCTGCAGCAAGCAGGCAACCCTTATGTCTCATAACAGTATTTATGACTCTAATTACATTTAGACTCataatttaa
- the txnipb gene encoding thioredoxin interacting protein b: MVVMAKKPKTFKIDFRDSSKVFYSGGDKVSGRVLVEVSETSRVTAMKLYAIGCAKVDYSKGKQRCKDAVDYLQYTDVLHLDQQPTDSDGSVILRPGNTYEYTFGFELPQSGQLVSSYKGKFGYVEYYVKAVMERSCQSDVECKKYFEVEEPIDVNTPELTTPATGVKKKKLTCMFIPDGNVLVTAKIDRKGYCVGENICIDARFENSCSRIIIPKAAIIITHTYRANGRTKVHREKISAVRGNHIISGMCDIWQGKTFRVPKLRPTILGCNIIHVDYTLMIYVHIPGSDKLTLELPLVIGTIPFTGFASRSSSMSSQVGSSAASSSLASMPSAPPSYSEIPLHGCFDPFITPLLDDYSEDDSPIFMHARAYHLTPPPAYTEVQEGCNSRGTVLESV, encoded by the exons ATGGTTGTTATGGCTAAAAAACCAAAGACTTTTAAGATTGACTTCCGCGATTCCAGCAAGGTTTTTTATTCAGGTGGAGATAAAGTGTCAGGAAGAGTGTTGGTGGAGGTGTCGGAGACTTCCCGGGTCACCGCCATGAAGCTGTATGCAATCGGCTGCGCCAAAGTGGACTACAGTAAAGGAAAGCAGCGCTGTAAAGATGCTGTAGATTACCTGCAATATACAGACGTACTTCACCTGGATCAACAACCAACAG ATTCGGATGGCTCTGTTATTCTCAGACCTGGAAATACATATGAATACACGTTTGGGTTCGAGCTTCCCCAGTCAGG GCAGCTGGTGTCCTCATATAAAGGCAAATTTGGTTATGTTGAGTACTATGTTAAAGCAGTGATGGAGAGGTCCTGTCAGTCGGATGTAGAGTGCAAGAAGTATTTTGAGGTGGAGGAACCGATTGATGTCAACACTCCTGAACTTACG ACTCCCGCCACTGgggtgaagaagaaaaagctgACCTGTATGTTTATCCCTGATGGCAATGTGTTAGTCACAGCAAAGATTGACCGTAAGGGCTACTGTGTAGGAGAGAACATCTGCATTGATGCCAGATTTGAGAACTCCTGCTCCCGCATCATCATCCCTAAAGCTGCCATTATTATCACACACACCTATCGTGCCAATGGCCGCACTAAGGTGCACCGTGAAAAGATCTCAGCTGTCAGGGGCAATCATATTATCTCTGGCATGTGTGACATATGGCAGGGCAAAACCTTCCGAGTGCCTAAACTAAGACCCACCATCTTGGGCTGCAACATCATCCATGTGGACTATACTCTGATG ATTTATGTGCACATCCCAGGAAGTGACAAGCTAACCCTTGAGCTTCCTTTAGTCATCGGAACAATCCCCTTTACTGGCTTTGCTAGTCGTAGCAGCAGCATGAGTAGTCAAGTAGGGAGCTCAGCAGCATCCAGCAGCCTGGCGTCTATGCCCTCTGCACCACCTAGCTACAGTGAAATACCGTTGCATGGCTGCTTTGACCCATTCATCACACCATTGCTAGATGACTACAGTGAAGATGACAGTCCTATCTTTATGCACGCCAGAGCATACCATCTCACACCACCTCCTGCCTATACCGAG GTACAAGAAGGATGCAATAGCAGAGGCACTGTGCTTGAgtcagtttaa